The genomic segment ACATCATAACCCAGCTTGCGCAAATCCGCTACGCGCTGCGTCTCCTCCAAGTCGGCGGCGACCATATCCTTGACGAGATCAGCAAGGCTGCTGGCTGGCGTCCAGCCGAGCTTCGCCTGCGCTTTTCCCGGATCGCCAAGCAATAGCTCCACCTCGGTCGGGCGGTAATATCGCGGGTTAACCTGGACGACCAGTTGGCCAACTGGAAGCTGGTATTCAGGACGCTTGCAGCTGACCACATGGCCCAGCTCATCCGCTCCCTCGCCCGTAAAAGCAACCTCGATGCCTGCCTCGGCAAAAGCAAGCCGCACAAACTCACGCACTTCGGTTGTCTGCCCCGTGGCAATAACATAATCCTCCGGCCCGTCTTGCTGCAGAATGCGCCACATCGCTTCTACATAATCTCTCGCATGGCCCCAGTCACGCTGGGCCGACAAGTTGCCCAGCTCCAGCGTCTGCTGGAGGCCAGAGGCGATGCGGGCAACCGCGCGCGTTATTTTTCGCGTGACGAACGTTTCTCCGCGCACCGGGCTTTCATGGTTGAACAAGATGCCGTTACAGGCATACATGCCGTATGCTTCCCGGTAATTGACCGTAATCCAATAGCCATACAGCTTGGCGACCGCGTAAGGGCTGCGGGGGTAAAACGGTGTCGTCTCGCTTTGTGGAACCGCCTGCACAAGTCCGTACAGCTCTGACGTGGACGCCTGATAAATTTTCGTTTTATGGGTCAGACCAAGAAGCCTTATGGCTTCGAGCAGGCGCAAAGTACCGATGCCATCGGCATTTGCCGTATATTCCGGCATGTCGAAGCTGACATGCACATGGCTCATCGCCGCCAAATTATAAATTTCATCCGGCTGAATGTCCTGTACCAGCCGTACCAAGTTTGTCGAATCCGTCAAATCGCCATAATGCAAATGCAACCGCTGCTGTGCGCGGTTCGCTTGCTCCACAATACGGTCGATCCGCCCTGTATTCGCCAGCGAGCTGCGCCGTCTCAAACCGTGAACAATGTAACCTTTAGCTAGCAGCAGTTCGGTTAAATACATGCCGTCTTGTCCTGTCACACCTGTAATGAAGGCGACCTTATTCATGGCTCCCTCCGCATTCTCTCATATTTGGATAATGGCTATCCTATTCCACTATCTTATGAATAAAGGAGGAAGGTCGGCATCAGGCAAAACACCATTTTTCACAGAAAAGTATATTAACCATACAAAGGCGCGACGCCTTCGCAAAATGCGAAGGCGTCGCGCCTTGTTTACTTCTCTGTATTTTGAGTTATCCTGCTTTAATGATTTGCACGCCCCACGGTGCAAGCGTAAGCTGCTCGCCGCTGCCGACCGGACGGCCCTCAAGCAATTCATGTCCCGCTGCATGCGGATATACGAAGGATACCGGCTCAGCAGAGTAGTTGAAATAGTAGCGCAGCTGCGCTCCCTGCCCATTAACTCCATGCTTTACAATGATCGGGAAGCTGACCTGCTGATCTTCCCCCCATAGTCCCGCCTCTTGAACGGTGCCCTTCAGCACCTCATGGGCAGAAGCTCCATCCGTCAGGCAGCCCATGTACGTTGCCGTACCTTTGCCATAACGGTTGCGGGTAATGGCCGCATATTCGCCCCACTGCGGATGGTCATAATGCGCCAGCACCTCAACTTCGCCGGTAAGCGGCGTCAGCAGCTCCATCCAGCTCGTAACCGTTCCTGGCGCTGCATCCAGCCCCGCGCCTTTCAGCCCGACATTTTTCGGATCGATAAACAGGCTGTAGCCGACGCCGCACGCTTTTCCAATAATGCCCGGCTGCTGCGAGGTACGAACTTTAATCCGCTCGTCGGCAAAGCCGCTTTTGAACGAATATACCGCATGCCCGCCCTGCTCGACAAAAGCATTTAGCCGCTCAAGCGTCGCATCCGGCACGGCGTACAAAGCCGGAACAATGACAACCTTGTAATCACCCAGCTTCTCGCATGCTGGCGTAATAAAATCGCAGCCGATGTTCATTTTGTACAGCTCGTCATACAGCCAGCGCACAATATCATTGTACAATTTGCCATCCGGCAGCTTGAACCACTCCATCGCTGTTAGCGCTTCATTGCTCACCATAACGGCAACGTTGTTTTGCTTGCGCAAATGCACCAGTTCATCGCTCAGGCGGGCAAAATCCCGGCCGATCGTCCCTGCTTCGTTATAAACCGGATTAGGCAGAAAATCGTGGCTGAGCAGCCCTTTCCAATACGTCTCAAACGAATTATGGATCGAGTGCCAGTGCCAATAAGCAACCATATCAGCGCCAGATGCCACATGGCTGAACGCCTGCAGCCGCAGCTGCCCCGGATATGGCGTCCAGTTCGGGAATGCCTGCGCCTGAGTTTCCAGCACCAAATAGTTGCTGCCCTTCAGCGAACGCGTCATGTCGCCGCCGAATGAAATTTCAATGCCCGTCAGTTCATCCTGTGACGGATGATAGATGTCTACGCCAGCAATATCGAATGGCACCGCCGCTTCGAAATGGTTGACCGAAGGCTGTACGCCAAAGGAATAACCGCGCCATTCAAAATCGAAGTTTTGCGTCACGAACTGCCCTGGCTGCTTGTATTCATTAACAAGACCTACCTGCCATGCCAGAAACTCATTAACCAGCCCGCGTTGGAATTTGGCAAATTCTGCGCCTAAGCTGCCATTGATTGTTCCGACAACGGACGGAAAGTCCTCCCAGCTGTTAATGCGGTTGCTCCAATAATCGAGGCCGAATAGCTCATTGACGCGCTCCAGCGTCTCGTAAGTATCACGCATATATTTAACGAAGCGCAGCTGGACATTCGGCCCAGCCGTGCCGTAGTGTTTTGTCTCATTGTCCGTCTGATAGCCGATAACCGCCGGATGCTTGCTGACGCGCTCGATCAGCTTGCGAATGATCCGCTCAGCGTGGAACAAATACACCGGATGCGTAATGTCCATAATTTGGCGTGCGCCGTATTTGCCAGGTCCGGCTGCGGTTACAGCAAGCACATCCGGGTGCTCCTTGACCATCCAGGTCGGTATCGCATAGGTTGGCGTTCCTACGATAACATGGATACCTGCTTCATGCATCGCATCCAGCACGCGGTCTACCGAGCTGAAATCAAATACGCCATTTTGCGGCTCATGCGTGCTCCAAGTAGATTCGGCAATACGGACTACGTTAATGCCCGCTTCCTTCATCATGCGGATATCTTCATTCAGCCTCTCGTAAGGCATATATTCATCATAATAAGCAACGCCGTATAATAATTTATCCATTAGCCCTTCACTGCTCCCTCTGTAATGCCCTCCATAATAAAGCGTTGGAAGAAGGCGTAAATAATAATAACCGGAATCGCCGTCAATACAAGCGAAGCAAGGATGAGTGTCCATTCCTTGTTATATTCGCCAAACAATGTGTTCGTGGACAAAATAAGCGTATAATGATCCGAATCCGTCAGCATCAGCATCGGCAGCAGGAAGTCATTCCAGATCCATAGGAAATCGAGAATGGCAATCGTCACCGTAATCGGCAGCAGCAGCGGAAAAATAATCCGGAAAAACGTCTGGAACTCGCCGCAGCCGTCCATATGAGCCGCTTCCTCCAGCTCGCGCGGAATCGATTTTACGAAACCATGATACAGAAATACGGCCATATTGACGCCTAGTCCAATGTAGATGAGTGCCAAGCCATAAGTACTGCCCTGTACGGACAAGCCGTTCGCCATCCGGGTAAGCGGAATCATAATCGAGTGAAAGGGCACGAGCATTGAAGCAACGAATAGGAAAAAGATGGCCGCGCTTGCCTTGCCTGGTGTCCTAGACAGCTTATAGCCCGCTAGCGCGGCGCAGAACACGATGCCGCCAATGCCCAGCACCGATACGATTACCGAATTCAGCGTGCTGTTAAGCATATTGATTTTGTGAAAAGCCTGCACGTAGTTGTCAAAGGTCGGCGCAGACGGCAAGGCCACGAACGATTGAAACATTTCTCCTTGCGTTTTAAACGAGTTGGCAATGGCCATATAAATCGGGAAGAAGGAAATGGCGGCGCCGATCGTAAGAAACAGCGTAATAAATAACGAGCTTGCGCTTCTGTTTCTCATGCCTCCACCTCTTTTCTTTTCATGACTGCAATCTGAATGAGTGTGAAAATCAAGACGATAATGAATAAAATAACCGATTTCGCGCTGGCATAGCCGTAGCGGAAGTTGTTCGAAAAGGCCTCTTCATAAATATTCATCGTTATAACCTGTGTCGACCGGCCCGGACCTCCGCCCGTAAAGCCATACACGACCTCGAACACTTTAAAAGCGCCGTTCAGCGTCAAGAAGAAGCAAATCGTAATCGCATGTGTAATCATCGGCAGCGTAACCTTCATAAAGCGCTGCAGCGGATTCGCTCCATCGATAATAGCCGCTTCCATCAAGCTTTGCGGTACCCCTTGCAAGCCGGCCAAATAAATAATCATCATGTAGCCGACGCCATTCCAGAGCGAGATAACCAAAATCGCATAGAAGGAAAATTTCGGATCGCCCACCCAGGATTGATCCAGGAAGGTGAACATTGTTTTTTCCGCTAGCTGCGGCAGCACTTGTGTAAACACGAATGTCCACATAAAAGCGCTAATAATAATACTGATCATGTTAGGCATGAAAAATATCGTGCGGAAAAATCCTTTGCTTTTGCTCCGCGATTCAATGAGAACGGCAAGCAGCAGTGCGATTACATTTTGCAGCACAAGCATATACAGCACATATTTTAATGTGAACAGCAGCGAGTGGACAAAATCCGGGTCGTCCTTCAGCGCCTCCACAAAATTGTCGAGACCAATAAATTGATAGTTAGTGTTCAGTCCATTCCAGTCTGTAAAGCTGTAATACATACCGCCGATAGTCGGAATCAGCAGAAAAATGGCGTACAAAATAAATGCAGGCGCGACGAAGGCCAGCAGCGATACATATCTTTTTAAAACACCCTTCATTGGCACGGTTGCTCACCCCTCCTAAGATGATGATGGGAAGGCTCTGCAGGGTGGGACGCCTCTCGCTTTATCCCGCCCTGCTCGCCATTCCTTCTTTATTTATTTATTGACTTTGTTAAACGATTTCCATGCCTTGTCGAGTGCCGCTATAACACCATCCTGCGACAGTTGTCCAGCGTAATACGATTGCAGCGCTTTGCCTGACTCGTCCTTAACCGCTTGCGGGATGGAAGGATCCAAATAAGATTTGCCTTCTTTAACGTAAGTCATGGCATCTTCTACCCAAGGATAAGTGGTGAACGAATGATTTTTGGCAACCGGATTAAATTTGAGCTCTTCATAAAAAGCATTAGAGTCTTTGTCATCCAGCACGTAGTTGACGAAGTCCAGTGCCACTTCCTTGTTCGCACTGTTTTTTGATACAACGAGTGAAGTAGATGTACTCAGGTTGATCATCGTTGCATTAGGATCATCATTAATCGGCAGTGGAGCTACGCCAAAATCCATATCGGCATTTGCTTTTAGAATCGACTCTGCAAACCATGGCCCTTGAATCCACATAGCCGCTTTGCCTGTAGCAAATGCTGCTGATCCATCGTCGCCGCCTACCTCCATCGCTTTATCCGTACCATTCTGGTTCACCAGATCGATAACTTCGAACATCGCTTTCATTTCGTTGAAGGAGCCTTCGTCCTTGTTCATTCTTTCCACAAAATCTTTATCTGTCGTATTCGAGATGGCGCCTACTGCCAGCGGCAGGAACAGCTGCGGAATCCATGATTCCTTGTAGGACAGCAGGAATGGCGTTATTTTATTTTCCTTCAGCTTCGCGATAACCGCTTTCATTTCTGTCAAAGTAGTTGGCGGCGTCAAGCCGAGGTCTTTGAAAATCTTTTTGTTATATACGTATCCCCATGACAGCGTTTCCATAGGTACGGCAACGATTTTACCGTCTGTTGTCGTAACGGAAGGCTTCACGCTGTCGAGTAGCTTGTCGACAAATGGCTGTCCCGACAAATCCTCCAAATAGCCTGCTTTGTAAAACGAAGGAATTTCATTGATCGCATGAACAGCGAATACGTCCGGGGCATCATTGGAAGCCAGTCTTGTTTTCAAAATTTGCGGAGCCGTGTCCGCTGTCGGCATTTCAAGTTGAACCTGAACATCAATGTTTTTCTCTGCTTTTTCCTTCGCTACAAATTGTGCAATGTATTTATCGTAGCTTTCTTTGAGCCTTGGCTGAGCGATAAACATTTTGAGCTTGACCGTTTTCGCGCCGCCTTCGCCTGTTTCTTTGCCATTATTGGTTGCTGTACCGCTGTTCGAGCCGCAGCCTGCCAGCAGTGTTGTAATTAGTGCTGCGCTTAGCGCTGATTTCCAAAGCTTCTTTTTCATCTGTAATGACCTCCCGTAAGCTTGTTTGTTTACGCTTTCATTGTATCTGATTTATGAAAGCGTTTAATTGGACAGAATTAGACTGTTCACTTGGACATTTTTAAACCAAGTTAAAGATTGTCCAATCTGTCCAACCTGTCCACTTCATCGCATTAATTCTCGCTGCCACGCCGCATTTCCCCTGGGGCAATGCCGAAATGCTTTTTAAACACGCGATAAAAATACGTTACATCTTCATAGCCTGCCATTTCCGCAACTGTTTTAATCGGCAATTTTTCATCAAGCAGCCACTCCCGCGCCTTATCCATGCGAAGCTGCAAAATATAATCGGTCATATTGCAGCCATATTCCTGCTTAAACGTTTTACTCAAGTACTCCTTGCTAACGAAAAAAGCGCGAGCTACCTGCTCCAGGGAAATCGGCTCGGCAAATCGCGCCTCCATATACTGCCTAACCTCGTCCAAATTCAGCCGTTTCTTGAATTTCCGCTGCTGAATCAGCTGCTCCAGCGCTTCCTCATAACGGGCAGTCAGAAAAGCGGCTGCATTCGCGCTTGAGGCGAGCTCCGCCCCGTCTCTGGCGCCATCCATCGCATTTGCCTCCAATGAATTAGCCAGCAGCAGCTCCTTCAGCATGAGCAGCAGCTCTTGGATAATGCGCTCCAGCAGCTGCGGCTTGCCAGCACCACTGCTATCCAGCTCTCTTTCCAGCTCCCCGAACAGCTCCTGCATGCCTTCGCGATCCAGCTCATTGAACCGGGCACGCAGCCGCTGCTTCATCGATGTCAGCGACAGCAGCCATTCGAGATCCAGCGTCAGCATGCGCCGGCTCTCCGCAGCCGCCGCGATACCCGCTGCGCATCTTGAGAGCACGGCGTTCAGCTCTTTCGGATCAATCGGCTTCAGCAAATAATCTACAGCCTGGCAGCGAATCGCATGCTGCATGTATTTGAAGTCATCATAGCCGCTAATGACGACAATTTGGATATGAGGCAGGCGTTCATGCAGTTCATTCAGCAGCTTCACCCCATCCATGCCCGGCATCCGCATATCGGTAATAATGAGATGCGGCATATGCTTCTCAGCGAGCCGCAGCGCCTCTTCCCCATCCTCTGCCTCGGCGACAATTTCCATCTCATATTCCGGCCAGCGGCCGAATGTGCGAACGATGTCTCGTCCCCAGCTCTCATCATCGACCAGCATTACTTTAATCATGCAGTTCTCCCCCTTGCATTTCACCAGGAATATGAATGGTTATGCGAGTGCCAACTCCGACTTCACTGTCGATCGCCAGGCCATACGCTTTGCCAAAATGCATTTGCAGCCTTGAGGCCACATTGCCCAGTCCAATCCGCTCTCCGCGAGTCCAAACCTGTCCATCCGCATAGCTGAGCCTTTGGCGAACTTCCCTCAGCCGCTCAGCGCCTATCCCTACTCCATTGTCACTGATTGTAATGGTTACTCCTGCGCCTGCTAATGCCCCAACTCCGCCTTCCGCTTCTGCGATGCTGGCTTGAGCTACCTTTACGCTCAGCTCCCAGCCTCCAGCCTGCGAATCGAGTCCGTGCATAAATGCATTTTCCACGATGGGCTGCAGCGTCAGCTTCGGAATGCGGCTTTGCAGCAGCCGCTCGTCCACCTCCAAGCTATATTGCAGCCGCGACTGAAAACGCTGCTGCTGGATGACCATGTAATTGTTCATATGCTCCAGCTCCTGCTTCAGCGTAGCAAGATCATCTGGCTCACGAATGACATAACGGAACATTTCGCTTAGCGAGCGAATCGTTTCATAGCTTTCAGCAGGCTTTTTGGAAAAGAGCATGCTGCCGATCATTTGCAGCGTATTTTGCAAAAAATGCGGATTGATCTGCGCCTGCAGCGCCTTGAGCTCCGCTGTCTTTTTTTCCAAATTCATGCTGTATTCGCTCTTAATATGCTCCCTAATTCGATGAGACATATTGTAAAGCTTCGTCTCCAGCAAACCAATTTCATCCATGCGTCCACTCAGCGGCTTATCTCCCTGTCTAATAAGGTTCAGCCCTTGCATGGATCGCGCAAGCAGCACAATCGGCGTTGCTGTGCGCCAGGCAAGCAGCACGGCAATTAAAATAGCAGCGGCAACCGTTATCGTGCCAATCCATATTCCATAATGCATCGTCGCTTGCGCGCTTTGGTTAATCGCGCTCAGTGGAATAATTTTAATGAGCTTTAGCTTCATCGGATCAATCGTATTGTAAAATACATATTCGTCCCCCTGCCGCTCATAGCCAGGCTCTGTACCGCCCTTCACGATTTTCGCAACCTGCTCGGCCGAAAGGTCGTCGCTGCCCATTTGGTACAAAACTTCCCCATCCGGTCCTGCAATAATCACGGTTTGGTCATTGGCTGGATTAAGCAGCGACAGCGTCTGGTCGAGAATGGCCCAGCGCACCTCCAGCGTAATGCCGCCAAGAATTTCACGGTTTTCAAACCGGTTAATGCTCCGTATCAGTTGAAAACGGTCGCCTTCCGGACTGTTTTGAATCATAAAATCCTTGCGCTGATTAAACAGTTCATTATAAGGCGCAGGTACGCGGTCCAGCGTTCTAATTTGATTCTGAGACGCATTCATCGTGAACAGCTTGCCGCTTCTTTTCAAATAAAGCTCAATGCCCGAAATATAATGATTGCCCGAATAAAAAAGCGAGGCCATCGCATCCTCAATGTTGCGCTGTGCCGAAAACTGGCTGGACAGGCCCGATTCCTCCTCGCTGGCAATGTATTCATTCAGGTTCGGGTTAATGAGGACGGAATATAAAACGCTGTTCATTTGTGAAAACTGCTCCCCGAGATAAATGCTCGTCCACTTCATATTGGACACATTCGTCCCAATAAGCTCGGTCTCCATCGACTGGCGGTTATTGTCCACAGCAAGCGCAGTTACCGCTATAATCGGCAGCACCGACACAACAACCATAATGAAAATCAGCTTATTGCGAATGCTGCGCCGGAACGGGTGCAAAATCGCCCGATATATTTTAGACAACAGCCTCATTGCTCTTCCCTCCCTGCTTTTTACTTTTAATAACGACAAAACAAACGCCATGCTTAAGCGCAAAGGCGTTTGTTCATTGATTTTATATTATATACTAAGACAGCACAATCGTATGGAAAGATTCCGGCTCCAGCTCGAATACATGCTCCGCCTCGCCGTCGAACAGCCTTAGCTCTCTTGTATCCGTATATGGATTCGTAATTACAACGACCCGCGAGCCGTCTTCGCGCTTGAAAGCAATGGAATGGCCGCTCCATGGGCCTTCCAGCCCGATGCGCTTCGAGCCCGGCGCCACATAATGGCTGAAATGCTTCATTACGTAATATTCCGGATTGTTCATAGCTCGCTTCGTATCCGGCTCTATTGTAATCATGGCATTTTGCTCCCAGCCCCATGTGCTGCGCCCTTTCGGCTCCAGCGCCATATTCCAGTAAATGTAGCTGTTCACGCCGTTGCTGAAATAATGCTGGTACAGATGAAATACATATTTGGCATACGCCCACGTGTTTTTGCCATCCCCGCATTCATTCTCCGTCTGCATATAACGCAGCTCCGGGTAGCTCTGCGACGTCCGGGCTATCGCATATTTGCCTGCCCACTGATAGCCGACGCCTTTAATGTATTTATAAGCTTCGGGGTCGCTCAGCACAAGACCCGCATAAGCGTCATAATCGTTCGTTGTCCCCTTCATCAGCTCCAGCCATGGATCGGGCGCATTAATCGTTCCAAGCCAAATTTCCGTATCCAGTCCATGCTGTTCAAAAGCAGGTCCTAAATAATCGCGGATAAACTCCTTAAGCTGCTCGCCCGTCCATACGCAGGAAGGAAACTTCTGATCGGCTACGACTTCATTTTGCACATGGACCTGATGAATCGTAATGCCTTCCTCTTGGTAAGCCTGAACGAATTTGACGAAATACAGCGCATAGGCTTCGAGAATTTCCTTCTCCCATCGCAGCGTTCCGTAGTTATAAGCCTTCGGCGTCTTCATCCACGTCGGAGGGCTCCATGGCGAAGCGAACAGCTTCAGCTCCGGATTAAGCGCCAGTGCTTCTTTTATATAAGGAATCAAATACTTGCGGTCGCGTTCAATGGAAAAATGCGCCATCGCCACGTCGCCGTCCGTTTCGTTCAAGCTGTACCATTCCAGCGCATAGTCGCTTGCGCCGATAGGCAGGCGGCAAATGCTGAAGCGCTGCTCGCCTTCCGGGTGGAACAGCTCGTGCATGACTGCCGCGCGTTCTTCCTCCGATAAGTGGCTCAGTGCAGTAAAGCCCAGCTCATTGAAGCAGCCGCCAAAGCCCTCTACTGTTTGGTATGCGCTTTCAGTTA from the Paenibacillus sp. BIHB 4019 genome contains:
- the gmd gene encoding GDP-mannose 4,6-dehydratase, whose product is MNKVAFITGVTGQDGMYLTELLLAKGYIVHGLRRRSSLANTGRIDRIVEQANRAQQRLHLHYGDLTDSTNLVRLVQDIQPDEIYNLAAMSHVHVSFDMPEYTANADGIGTLRLLEAIRLLGLTHKTKIYQASTSELYGLVQAVPQSETTPFYPRSPYAVAKLYGYWITVNYREAYGMYACNGILFNHESPVRGETFVTRKITRAVARIASGLQQTLELGNLSAQRDWGHARDYVEAMWRILQQDGPEDYVIATGQTTEVREFVRLAFAEAGIEVAFTGEGADELGHVVSCKRPEYQLPVGQLVVQVNPRYYRPTEVELLLGDPGKAQAKLGWTPASSLADLVKDMVAADLEETQRVADLRKLGYDVSLDME
- a CDS encoding beta-galactosidase; the protein is MDKLLYGVAYYDEYMPYERLNEDIRMMKEAGINVVRIAESTWSTHEPQNGVFDFSSVDRVLDAMHEAGIHVIVGTPTYAIPTWMVKEHPDVLAVTAAGPGKYGARQIMDITHPVYLFHAERIIRKLIERVSKHPAVIGYQTDNETKHYGTAGPNVQLRFVKYMRDTYETLERVNELFGLDYWSNRINSWEDFPSVVGTINGSLGAEFAKFQRGLVNEFLAWQVGLVNEYKQPGQFVTQNFDFEWRGYSFGVQPSVNHFEAAVPFDIAGVDIYHPSQDELTGIEISFGGDMTRSLKGSNYLVLETQAQAFPNWTPYPGQLRLQAFSHVASGADMVAYWHWHSIHNSFETYWKGLLSHDFLPNPVYNEAGTIGRDFARLSDELVHLRKQNNVAVMVSNEALTAMEWFKLPDGKLYNDIVRWLYDELYKMNIGCDFITPACEKLGDYKVVIVPALYAVPDATLERLNAFVEQGGHAVYSFKSGFADERIKVRTSQQPGIIGKACGVGYSLFIDPKNVGLKGAGLDAAPGTVTSWMELLTPLTGEVEVLAHYDHPQWGEYAAITRNRYGKGTATYMGCLTDGASAHEVLKGTVQEAGLWGEDQQVSFPIIVKHGVNGQGAQLRYYFNYSAEPVSFVYPHAAGHELLEGRPVGSGEQLTLAPWGVQIIKAG
- a CDS encoding carbohydrate ABC transporter permease: MRNRSASSLFITLFLTIGAAISFFPIYMAIANSFKTQGEMFQSFVALPSAPTFDNYVQAFHKINMLNSTLNSVIVSVLGIGGIVFCAALAGYKLSRTPGKASAAIFFLFVASMLVPFHSIMIPLTRMANGLSVQGSTYGLALIYIGLGVNMAVFLYHGFVKSIPRELEEAAHMDGCGEFQTFFRIIFPLLLPITVTIAILDFLWIWNDFLLPMLMLTDSDHYTLILSTNTLFGEYNKEWTLILASLVLTAIPVIIIYAFFQRFIMEGITEGAVKG
- a CDS encoding sugar ABC transporter permease, encoding MPMKGVLKRYVSLLAFVAPAFILYAIFLLIPTIGGMYYSFTDWNGLNTNYQFIGLDNFVEALKDDPDFVHSLLFTLKYVLYMLVLQNVIALLLAVLIESRSKSKGFFRTIFFMPNMISIIISAFMWTFVFTQVLPQLAEKTMFTFLDQSWVGDPKFSFYAILVISLWNGVGYMMIIYLAGLQGVPQSLMEAAIIDGANPLQRFMKVTLPMITHAITICFFLTLNGAFKVFEVVYGFTGGGPGRSTQVITMNIYEEAFSNNFRYGYASAKSVILFIIVLIFTLIQIAVMKRKEVEA
- a CDS encoding extracellular solute-binding protein, which gives rise to MKKKLWKSALSAALITTLLAGCGSNSGTATNNGKETGEGGAKTVKLKMFIAQPRLKESYDKYIAQFVAKEKAEKNIDVQVQLEMPTADTAPQILKTRLASNDAPDVFAVHAINEIPSFYKAGYLEDLSGQPFVDKLLDSVKPSVTTTDGKIVAVPMETLSWGYVYNKKIFKDLGLTPPTTLTEMKAVIAKLKENKITPFLLSYKESWIPQLFLPLAVGAISNTTDKDFVERMNKDEGSFNEMKAMFEVIDLVNQNGTDKAMEVGGDDGSAAFATGKAAMWIQGPWFAESILKANADMDFGVAPLPINDDPNATMINLSTSTSLVVSKNSANKEVALDFVNYVLDDKDSNAFYEELKFNPVAKNHSFTTYPWVEDAMTYVKEGKSYLDPSIPQAVKDESGKALQSYYAGQLSQDGVIAALDKAWKSFNKVNK
- a CDS encoding response regulator, producing the protein MIKVMLVDDESWGRDIVRTFGRWPEYEMEIVAEAEDGEEALRLAEKHMPHLIITDMRMPGMDGVKLLNELHERLPHIQIVVISGYDDFKYMQHAIRCQAVDYLLKPIDPKELNAVLSRCAAGIAAAAESRRMLTLDLEWLLSLTSMKQRLRARFNELDREGMQELFGELERELDSSGAGKPQLLERIIQELLLMLKELLLANSLEANAMDGARDGAELASSANAAAFLTARYEEALEQLIQQRKFKKRLNLDEVRQYMEARFAEPISLEQVARAFFVSKEYLSKTFKQEYGCNMTDYILQLRMDKAREWLLDEKLPIKTVAEMAGYEDVTYFYRVFKKHFGIAPGEMRRGSEN
- a CDS encoding histidine kinase — encoded protein: MRLLSKIYRAILHPFRRSIRNKLIFIMVVVSVLPIIAVTALAVDNNRQSMETELIGTNVSNMKWTSIYLGEQFSQMNSVLYSVLINPNLNEYIASEEESGLSSQFSAQRNIEDAMASLFYSGNHYISGIELYLKRSGKLFTMNASQNQIRTLDRVPAPYNELFNQRKDFMIQNSPEGDRFQLIRSINRFENREILGGITLEVRWAILDQTLSLLNPANDQTVIIAGPDGEVLYQMGSDDLSAEQVAKIVKGGTEPGYERQGDEYVFYNTIDPMKLKLIKIIPLSAINQSAQATMHYGIWIGTITVAAAILIAVLLAWRTATPIVLLARSMQGLNLIRQGDKPLSGRMDEIGLLETKLYNMSHRIREHIKSEYSMNLEKKTAELKALQAQINPHFLQNTLQMIGSMLFSKKPAESYETIRSLSEMFRYVIREPDDLATLKQELEHMNNYMVIQQQRFQSRLQYSLEVDERLLQSRIPKLTLQPIVENAFMHGLDSQAGGWELSVKVAQASIAEAEGGVGALAGAGVTITISDNGVGIGAERLREVRQRLSYADGQVWTRGERIGLGNVASRLQMHFGKAYGLAIDSEVGVGTRITIHIPGEMQGGELHD
- a CDS encoding glycoside hydrolase family 30 protein, which produces MGQTAKWFSSTQTASWTEKSTQSRTFSPALSNLAITESAYQTVEGFGGCFNELGFTALSHLSEEERAAVMHELFHPEGEQRFSICRLPIGASDYALEWYSLNETDGDVAMAHFSIERDRKYLIPYIKEALALNPELKLFASPWSPPTWMKTPKAYNYGTLRWEKEILEAYALYFVKFVQAYQEEGITIHQVHVQNEVVADQKFPSCVWTGEQLKEFIRDYLGPAFEQHGLDTEIWLGTINAPDPWLELMKGTTNDYDAYAGLVLSDPEAYKYIKGVGYQWAGKYAIARTSQSYPELRYMQTENECGDGKNTWAYAKYVFHLYQHYFSNGVNSYIYWNMALEPKGRSTWGWEQNAMITIEPDTKRAMNNPEYYVMKHFSHYVAPGSKRIGLEGPWSGHSIAFKREDGSRVVVITNPYTDTRELRLFDGEAEHVFELEPESFHTIVLS